The region AAACGCGCCAAAGTCAGTTACGTTCTTAACTGTTCCGTCAACCGTATCGCCTGGCTGGATTCTTGCGAACAGTTCTTCTTTCAGCTTCGCCTTCTGTGCAACCAGAAGCTGTTTCCTGTCGCCGATGATTCTTCTTCTCTTAGGATTGAATTCTGTGATAACAAAATCAATATCCTGTCCCGCATACCTGGACAGATCCTTCTCGTAGCTGTCAGATACAAGGCTGGCCGGGATAAATACCCTTGCGCCCTCAACCTCAACGCTTAAGCCGCCGTCTAATACCTGTGCTACCTTTGCTGTCAGAACCTCCTGGTTCTCAAATGCCTCTTCCAGACGCTTATTGCCTCTGTCAGCTGCCATACGCTTATAGGATAAGGAAACCATGCCTACGCCGTCATTAAGCTTAATGACCTTGGCCTCCATCTCTTCGCCAATCTGTACTTTTGTGGTCAAATCCACGTTGCTGTCGTTGCTGTATTCGTCACGTGTGATAACTCCCTCGGACTTATTACCTGCAATACTCAGTATTATCTCATCTTTGCTGACTTCGATGACCTGACCGGTGACTATCTCTCCTGTACGTATTGGTTTGGTTGATTCTTCCTCTTCCTTTAATAACTCTGCAAAACTCTGCTCTGCCATTCTGGTATGAACCTCCTCAATAATTTTTCTTGGGGTGGATGCCCCAGCTGTAATACCTACGCTGCGCACAGAAGATACACTGTCAGGATCTAAATCGCCGAGTGTCTGAATGTAAAAGGTGTCTTTACACTCCTTGAGGCATATCTCGTAAAGCTTCTGGGTGTTGGAAGAATGCCTGCCGCCAATCACAATCATAGCGTCCACCTGCGAAGCAATTCTTGCTGCCTCCACTTGTCTTTCCTGTGTTGCATTGCAAATCGTATTTAAAACACTACTATCATAACCCTTTTTTAAAATTTTTTCAACTAATTCTTTAAATTTGTTGTGATTAAATGTCGTTTGGGACACGATACATAACTTTCGGCCCTCGGGCAGACGGTAGTAATCCGCCCCCTCCCCATCCTTTATAACCGTAGTATGTTCATTCCCCCATCCCTTAATTCCTTCCACCTCAGGATGGTCCGGGCTTCCGATGATTACCACTGCCTCCCCGGCCGCGGAGTGCTCCGCCACAATTCGGTGTATTTTCTTCACAAAGGGGCAGGTGGCATCCACCACGGCCACGTTCCGCTCCTTCAGGATCTCATACACATGCCTGCTGACGCCGTGGGACCGGATGATGACCGTTCCCTGGTTTTTGGGAAGCGCCCTCAGCTCATCCTCTGTCTCCAGAACCATGACACCCTTATCCGACAAATCCTTTACCACTTCCTCATTGTGGATAATGGGGCCGTAGGTGTAGATGGGACCGGATGTCTTTTTGCTCTTCAGGGCCTCGATCTGTTCATAGACCTGGTCCACTGCCCGTTCCACGCCAAAGCAGAAGCCGGCGCTCTTTGCTACTGTGACTTTCCTGTCCATGGCTATCTCTCATACCCCCGCTCCCTGGCTATGCGTATGATGGAATCCACTACCTGGCCGATGGTCATGTGGGAGGAATCCAGGAGCACCGCGTCTTCCGCCTGCCTTAAAGGCGAGTTCTCCCGGTGCATGTCCCGGTAGTCCCTTTCCTCTATATCCTTCTCGATTTCCCTGATATCGCAGACCTCCCCCCTTTCCTCCAGTTCCCTGAAGCGACGTCTGGCGCGGGTTTCCACAGAGGCGGTCAGGTAAATCTTAGCCGGAGCGTCCGGCAGCACGCAGGTGCCGATATCCCGTCCGTCCATGATTACATCTGCTTCCCTGGCCAGCTGCTTCTGGAGCTGAACCAGTTTCTGCCTGACAGGCCCGTACACAGACGTGGCGGACGCCATGCGTCCCACTTCCTCTGAACGAATCAGTCCTGATACATCCTCCCCGTTTAAAATGACCTGCTGGGCTCCGTCCGCATAGCGGATGG is a window of Enterocloster clostridioformis DNA encoding:
- a CDS encoding bifunctional 4-hydroxy-3-methylbut-2-enyl diphosphate reductase/30S ribosomal protein S1, with the translated sequence MDRKVTVAKSAGFCFGVERAVDQVYEQIEALKSKKTSGPIYTYGPIIHNEEVVKDLSDKGVMVLETEDELRALPKNQGTVIIRSHGVSRHVYEILKERNVAVVDATCPFVKKIHRIVAEHSAAGEAVVIIGSPDHPEVEGIKGWGNEHTTVIKDGEGADYYRLPEGRKLCIVSQTTFNHNKFKELVEKILKKGYDSSVLNTICNATQERQVEAARIASQVDAMIVIGGRHSSNTQKLYEICLKECKDTFYIQTLGDLDPDSVSSVRSVGITAGASTPRKIIEEVHTRMAEQSFAELLKEEEESTKPIRTGEIVTGQVIEVSKDEIILSIAGNKSEGVITRDEYSNDSNVDLTTKVQIGEEMEAKVIKLNDGVGMVSLSYKRMAADRGNKRLEEAFENQEVLTAKVAQVLDGGLSVEVEGARVFIPASLVSDSYEKDLSRYAGQDIDFVITEFNPKRRRIIGDRKQLLVAQKAKLKEELFARIQPGDTVDGTVKNVTDFGAFIDLGGADGLLHISEMSWGRVENPKKVFRAGDQVRVLIKDIQGEKIALSLKFPEANPWVNAADKYAVGNVVYGRVARMTDFGAFVELEPGVDALLHVSQISREHVEKPADVLRIGQEIEAKVVDFNEADHKISLSIKAMLAPAAQDADVADVDIDAMSQYTEE
- the cmk gene encoding (d)CMP kinase is translated as MEYFNIAIDGPAGAGKSTIAKLAAEKLGFVYVDTGAMYRSMALYFIRQGISPEDEEAIARACSQVEVAIRYADGAQQVILNGEDVSGLIRSEEVGRMASATSVYGPVRQKLVQLQKQLAREADVIMDGRDIGTCVLPDAPAKIYLTASVETRARRRFRELEERGEVCDIREIEKDIEERDYRDMHRENSPLRQAEDAVLLDSSHMTIGQVVDSIIRIARERGYER